One segment of Rhodopirellula baltica SH 1 DNA contains the following:
- a CDS encoding DUF72 domain-containing protein produces the protein MKQPNETFSSPSWPMSIGAPVWSCDGWGDVVYPKKTPRTEWLSWYTRSFNTVEGNSTFYAVPGEQTFRGWAEQAADGFEFCFKFPKRISHDSMLQHCDDEVREFLVRLRVIAKENRLGPTFLQLGPNFGPDRLPILAKFLRRLPRELPWAVELRHHDWFDSADNEARVNDLLRDLQIDKVTFDSRPLFQSPPDDAIEEKSQARKPRTPVRQTVTAKRPMLRIVGRNRVELAEAFLDQWVPIVVGWLAQGLRPIVFTHTPDDRLAPLFAELLLSKMSDAMPGVDFTLPRPPQSPEQLSLLD, from the coding sequence GTGAAACAGCCCAACGAAACATTTTCGTCACCATCTTGGCCGATGTCGATTGGTGCTCCAGTTTGGTCCTGCGACGGATGGGGTGACGTGGTCTATCCCAAAAAGACACCTCGAACCGAGTGGCTTTCGTGGTACACGCGTTCGTTCAACACGGTCGAGGGAAACAGCACGTTTTATGCGGTCCCCGGCGAGCAGACTTTTCGCGGTTGGGCCGAGCAAGCGGCCGATGGTTTTGAGTTCTGCTTCAAATTCCCGAAGCGAATTTCGCACGACAGCATGCTGCAGCACTGCGATGACGAGGTGCGAGAGTTTTTGGTTCGATTGCGCGTGATTGCCAAGGAGAATCGTTTGGGGCCGACGTTTTTGCAGCTCGGGCCGAACTTTGGTCCGGATCGATTGCCTATTCTGGCGAAGTTCCTCCGCCGTTTGCCACGAGAATTGCCGTGGGCGGTGGAGCTTCGGCATCACGATTGGTTTGATTCAGCGGACAATGAGGCTCGCGTGAATGATCTGCTGCGGGACTTGCAGATCGACAAGGTCACGTTTGACAGTCGGCCGCTGTTTCAATCGCCGCCCGATGATGCCATCGAGGAAAAGTCGCAGGCAAGAAAGCCGCGTACCCCGGTTCGCCAAACGGTCACCGCCAAACGTCCGATGCTACGAATTGTCGGGCGGAATCGGGTGGAGCTTGCCGAAGCGTTCTTGGACCAATGGGTGCCAATTGTGGTTGGCTGGTTGGCTCAAGGACTGCGACCAATTGTGTTCACGCACACGCCGGACGATCGTTTGGCTCCGCTGTTTGCGGAATTGCTGCTTTCAAAAATGTCCGATGCGATGCCGGGTGTGGACTTTACCCTGCCCCGCCCTCCACAATCTCCTGAACAGTTGTCGCTTCTGGATTGA
- a CDS encoding enoyl-CoA hydratase/isomerase family protein — MQHLDVRIHDNVATVLIDRPEKHGALSPSLLFDLNEALGDVHQEKRARAVVLSSRGDHFCSGVDLQVFQQIADLPESERMQQWFEYWRAVSETCEKMLRFPKPIIAAVDGAAIGAGFALMLASDLCVASKRATFAADAARRGLVGGVTTALLSFRIGAAAASRLTLAGENIDAEEAQRLNLLCQSPVASDQVWVAASQWAARCSEGPAEAVQASKRLLNESVGEALLTQISAAAADSASACTTESAAEGVSAFLEKRKPSWP, encoded by the coding sequence ATGCAACATCTGGATGTTCGAATTCACGACAACGTGGCGACCGTTTTGATTGATCGGCCGGAAAAGCATGGTGCTCTCAGTCCCAGCCTGTTGTTTGATCTCAACGAAGCTCTCGGTGATGTGCACCAAGAAAAAAGGGCTCGGGCGGTCGTTCTGTCTTCGCGAGGCGATCACTTTTGCTCGGGAGTCGACCTGCAAGTCTTTCAGCAGATCGCGGATTTGCCTGAGTCGGAACGGATGCAGCAGTGGTTCGAATATTGGCGGGCGGTCTCCGAAACCTGCGAGAAGATGCTTCGGTTTCCCAAGCCAATCATTGCTGCTGTGGATGGAGCGGCGATTGGGGCGGGGTTCGCGCTGATGCTAGCTTCCGATTTGTGTGTGGCCAGCAAGCGAGCCACCTTTGCCGCCGATGCTGCGCGACGCGGATTGGTTGGCGGAGTGACGACCGCGTTGTTGTCGTTCCGGATCGGTGCAGCGGCCGCTTCCAGGTTGACTTTGGCGGGTGAGAACATCGACGCGGAAGAAGCCCAGCGACTGAATTTGCTGTGCCAATCGCCGGTGGCGTCGGATCAAGTTTGGGTGGCGGCCAGCCAGTGGGCAGCTCGTTGCAGCGAAGGGCCCGCCGAAGCGGTGCAGGCGTCCAAGCGATTGCTCAACGAAAGCGTCGGTGAAGCTCTGCTGACTCAAATATCCGCTGCAGCGGCGGACAGTGCCTCGGCGTGCACGACCGAATCCGCCGCCGAAGGTGTTTCCGCGTTTCTTGAAAAACGCAAGCCGAGCTGGCCGTAG
- the rpsG gene encoding 30S ribosomal protein S7: protein MGRITSSRSQLIGDPRHHSLLASKFINCLMLDGKKTTAQRVFYDALEEIGKRHEGEETPIEVFEAALENIKPYIEVRSKRVGGASYQVPMQVNKARQQSLAIRWILAAVRDKKGRPMALKLADELLAGFKKEGAAYTKRENTHRMADANKAFAHFAW, encoded by the coding sequence ATGGGACGCATCACTTCCAGCCGCTCGCAACTCATCGGCGACCCGCGGCACCACTCGTTGCTGGCTAGCAAATTCATCAACTGCTTGATGCTGGACGGAAAGAAGACCACCGCGCAGCGAGTCTTCTACGATGCCTTAGAAGAGATCGGCAAACGTCACGAAGGCGAAGAGACCCCCATCGAAGTCTTCGAAGCGGCCTTGGAAAACATCAAGCCGTACATCGAAGTTCGCAGCAAGCGAGTCGGTGGTGCGAGTTATCAAGTTCCTATGCAGGTCAACAAAGCTCGCCAACAGAGCCTCGCGATCCGCTGGATCCTGGCTGCCGTTCGCGACAAAAAGGGCCGCCCAATGGCTTTGAAACTGGCCGATGAATTGCTGGCTGGCTTCAAAAAGGAAGGCGCCGCCTACACCAAACGCGAAAACACGCACCGCATGGCTGACGCCAACAAGGCATTCGCTCACTTCGCATGGTGA
- the fusA gene encoding elongation factor G, whose amino-acid sequence MVAIRFCRIAIFLCAFAPNRFPTHRPAMAADISKIRNIGIIAHIDAGKTTVTERMLYLSGAKHRVGRVDHGTTDTDDDPEEQERGITIFSACVKYAWGDYNVNLLDTPGHVDFTAEVERCLRVLDGAVVVFSAREGVEAQSETVWRQADRYEVPRIVFINKMDREGASFETVFNDIGPRLGGRPVAVELPVGEGPAHVDNPFRGVIDLVDMKLLQFDPETEGKQVTETDLPDELADDAAIWREQMLEAVYEISEDAMSLAMEDKEVPRDVILAALRKGCLDRTIQPVFCGSALHGIGVQPLMTGVGNFLPSPLDRPAVEGHDPKKPDKTLSRNPDPKEPFCGLVFKILPAKTGDNYWIRIYSGELKQNSRVQCPNRDKKENVAQIWQIHATKKDRDGQVDSVGAGDICCVIGPRFAITGDTVCDTKELIELPSIKFAETVLSMAIEPESTADRKKLEETLDMLRRQDPTFRAVDNEEIGQTIISGMGELHLEVIQHRLTRDFGLNVKFYKPRVNYRETIGGSAELVGQCNRVVGSTQMFARLKVKISPTDNPSDPVIVFDRLPPDVGLPNAVRSAAIDEIRDRAEGGGMIAGFPLSGVRIDVMDAEMAEEGSDEVAFRIAAGDAFESGLQAAGPVLLEPVMRVEVTTPEDYMGEIVGDLQQRRAIIASTESRGAMTVITAHAPLKEMFGYSGAVRSLSQGRAGSSMEPYGYQAAPKEDADSFQY is encoded by the coding sequence TTGGTCGCGATTCGGTTCTGCCGGATCGCGATTTTTCTTTGCGCCTTCGCTCCAAACCGCTTTCCAACGCACCGACCCGCCATGGCCGCCGACATATCCAAGATTCGCAACATTGGGATCATCGCCCACATCGACGCTGGCAAAACCACTGTCACCGAGCGAATGCTCTACCTCAGCGGCGCGAAACACCGGGTTGGACGAGTGGACCACGGCACCACCGACACCGATGATGACCCCGAAGAACAAGAACGCGGCATCACGATCTTCAGCGCCTGCGTGAAGTACGCCTGGGGCGACTATAACGTCAACCTGCTGGACACTCCTGGCCACGTGGACTTCACCGCCGAAGTCGAACGTTGCCTCCGAGTCCTGGACGGAGCAGTCGTGGTGTTCTCCGCTCGAGAAGGCGTCGAGGCCCAAAGCGAAACCGTGTGGCGACAGGCCGATCGCTACGAAGTCCCTCGCATCGTGTTCATCAACAAAATGGACCGCGAAGGAGCAAGCTTCGAGACAGTCTTCAATGACATCGGACCGCGACTGGGCGGTCGCCCCGTTGCGGTTGAACTGCCCGTCGGCGAAGGCCCCGCCCACGTCGACAACCCGTTCCGAGGCGTCATCGACCTGGTCGACATGAAGCTGCTGCAGTTCGACCCGGAAACTGAGGGCAAACAGGTCACCGAAACCGATTTGCCGGACGAACTGGCTGACGACGCTGCGATCTGGCGAGAGCAAATGCTGGAAGCGGTCTACGAGATCAGCGAAGACGCCATGAGTCTTGCAATGGAGGACAAAGAAGTCCCTCGCGATGTGATCCTGGCGGCACTGCGAAAGGGCTGCCTCGACCGAACCATCCAACCTGTCTTCTGCGGCTCCGCCCTTCATGGAATCGGCGTGCAGCCGCTGATGACGGGCGTCGGAAACTTCCTCCCCAGCCCACTCGATCGACCGGCGGTCGAAGGCCACGACCCCAAGAAGCCAGACAAGACACTTTCACGAAACCCAGACCCCAAAGAGCCATTCTGCGGTCTCGTCTTCAAGATCCTGCCCGCCAAAACAGGCGACAACTACTGGATTCGAATTTACAGCGGCGAGCTGAAACAGAACTCTCGCGTTCAATGCCCCAATCGAGACAAGAAGGAAAACGTCGCCCAAATCTGGCAGATTCACGCGACCAAAAAGGACCGCGACGGCCAAGTCGACTCCGTCGGAGCGGGCGACATCTGCTGCGTGATCGGACCGCGCTTCGCCATCACCGGCGACACCGTCTGCGACACAAAGGAACTGATCGAACTACCCAGCATCAAATTTGCTGAGACAGTGCTCTCGATGGCGATCGAACCTGAAAGCACGGCGGACCGGAAGAAGCTGGAGGAAACCCTCGACATGCTTCGCCGCCAAGACCCAACCTTCCGGGCGGTCGACAACGAAGAGATCGGCCAGACGATCATCAGCGGAATGGGCGAACTGCACCTGGAAGTCATCCAGCACCGCCTGACTCGCGACTTTGGCCTGAACGTGAAGTTCTACAAGCCCCGAGTGAACTACCGAGAGACCATTGGCGGCAGCGCCGAACTGGTCGGCCAATGCAACCGCGTTGTCGGCTCCACCCAGATGTTTGCACGCCTGAAAGTGAAGATCAGCCCAACCGATAACCCATCCGATCCAGTGATCGTCTTCGACCGACTTCCTCCCGACGTCGGCTTGCCCAACGCAGTCCGCAGTGCAGCGATCGACGAAATTCGCGACCGAGCCGAAGGCGGCGGCATGATCGCCGGATTCCCGCTCTCGGGCGTCCGCATCGACGTCATGGACGCCGAAATGGCCGAAGAAGGCAGCGACGAAGTTGCCTTTCGAATTGCCGCTGGCGATGCCTTCGAAAGCGGCTTGCAAGCCGCCGGGCCCGTGCTCCTGGAACCCGTCATGCGAGTCGAGGTCACCACACCAGAAGACTACATGGGCGAGATCGTCGGCGACCTGCAACAGCGTCGCGCCATCATCGCATCCACCGAAAGCCGCGGGGCCATGACCGTGATCACGGCACACGCTCCATTGAAAGAAATGTTTGGCTACTCCGGAGCCGTACGAAGCCTCAGCCAAGGCCGAGCGGGAAGCAGCATGGAACCCTACGGCTACCAGGCAGCCCCCAAAGAAGACGCCGACAGCTTCCAGTACTAG
- the hemE gene encoding uroporphyrinogen decarboxylase, with product MAATTNNFDGLRVAALESRRADDMTRLICKFGGEAFVSPSMREVPIEPNRAAIDFAYRIITGDIGIVIVMTGVGFRYLLKATEKHVDQQRLIDALSDITTICRGPKPVAVMREFGLKPTHRVPEPNTWRELLQTIDAGIPIANQTIGIQEYGVSNKQLIAGLEARGAIAESVKVYGWEFPEDTQPLKANTLALAEGERDILLVTSAHQVVNLLRMAEDLGVSDSLRDGLSKTAIVSIGPTTSDMLREHDLAIAMEPSHPKMGHLVSESARDAKRLVDEVRARSSGSQSSTSQTSVSLRADDSSLISASKTPMPAIDDHPSQSSLFMRACRGEPTPRTPVWMMRQAGRYMQEYREVRSQQSFLELCANPKLCSEVMCTAVEKLNVDAAIIFSDLLPILVPMGFDLEFVKGDGPVIHNPVRSAADVDRVKGLDNPQDLGFVYETVKQTRADLPEGIPLIGFAGAPFTLASYAIEGGGSRQYSSTKALMRAGDGGWAALMDRLTDAIIVYLNEQISAGAQCVQLFDSWAGCLSPGDYREFVLPWMKRILEGVTPGVPLINFATGNPELLPLLRGDRRTVVGVDWRIELDVAWKRVGHDISVQGNLDPSVLLTDAKTIRAAVQDVLNKAGGRPGHIFNLGHGVLQQTPVENAIELVKAVKELSVRDDFSAENGGTDS from the coding sequence ATGGCCGCGACAACTAACAATTTTGACGGCCTTCGCGTGGCCGCTCTCGAAAGCCGACGGGCGGACGATATGACGCGGTTGATCTGCAAATTCGGGGGCGAAGCGTTTGTCAGTCCATCGATGCGAGAAGTGCCGATCGAACCCAACCGGGCAGCGATTGATTTTGCTTATCGGATCATCACCGGTGACATTGGCATCGTGATTGTGATGACCGGCGTTGGTTTTCGATATTTGCTCAAAGCGACTGAAAAACACGTCGACCAACAACGGTTGATCGACGCCTTGAGCGACATCACAACGATCTGCCGCGGCCCTAAACCGGTCGCGGTGATGCGAGAGTTTGGGTTGAAGCCGACCCACCGCGTGCCGGAGCCAAACACTTGGCGAGAATTGTTGCAAACAATCGACGCGGGGATCCCGATCGCGAATCAAACGATTGGAATTCAAGAGTACGGCGTCAGCAACAAACAGTTGATCGCCGGCTTGGAAGCTCGCGGTGCGATTGCCGAATCCGTCAAAGTCTACGGTTGGGAATTCCCCGAAGACACTCAGCCGCTAAAGGCGAACACGCTGGCTTTGGCCGAAGGCGAACGAGACATCTTGTTGGTCACCAGTGCTCATCAAGTCGTCAACTTGCTCCGCATGGCCGAAGACCTTGGCGTGAGCGATTCGCTTCGCGACGGTTTGTCAAAGACCGCGATCGTGTCGATCGGGCCAACGACCAGCGACATGTTGCGAGAACACGATTTGGCCATCGCGATGGAACCATCGCATCCAAAGATGGGGCATCTTGTCAGCGAGTCGGCTCGCGATGCCAAACGTTTGGTCGACGAAGTTCGCGCGAGATCGTCTGGCTCCCAGTCATCCACTTCTCAAACGTCTGTCTCTCTGCGGGCAGATGATTCCAGTCTCATTTCTGCTAGCAAGACACCTATGCCCGCCATCGACGATCATCCCTCCCAGTCCAGTTTGTTCATGCGTGCGTGTCGCGGTGAGCCCACACCCCGCACCCCGGTTTGGATGATGCGGCAAGCGGGTCGCTACATGCAGGAGTACCGCGAAGTTCGATCGCAGCAATCGTTCTTGGAACTCTGCGCCAATCCTAAGTTGTGCAGCGAAGTGATGTGCACGGCCGTCGAAAAGCTGAACGTCGACGCGGCGATCATTTTCTCGGACTTGTTGCCGATCTTGGTCCCCATGGGATTCGACTTGGAGTTCGTCAAAGGCGATGGACCAGTCATTCACAACCCGGTTCGGTCGGCGGCGGATGTCGACCGAGTCAAAGGACTCGACAACCCTCAGGATCTTGGGTTCGTCTATGAGACGGTCAAGCAAACGCGAGCGGACCTGCCCGAGGGGATTCCGTTGATCGGATTCGCTGGCGCTCCGTTCACGCTGGCCAGTTACGCGATCGAAGGCGGCGGCAGCCGCCAGTACAGCAGCACGAAAGCTTTGATGCGGGCCGGCGATGGGGGCTGGGCCGCGTTGATGGATCGGTTGACCGACGCGATCATCGTCTACCTGAACGAGCAGATCTCAGCGGGAGCCCAGTGCGTGCAATTGTTCGACAGTTGGGCTGGTTGTTTGTCGCCAGGTGACTACCGCGAGTTTGTCCTGCCTTGGATGAAACGCATCTTGGAAGGTGTGACTCCTGGCGTGCCATTGATCAACTTCGCAACCGGCAATCCGGAGCTATTGCCTTTGCTGCGTGGCGATCGCCGGACGGTGGTGGGAGTCGATTGGCGGATCGAATTGGACGTGGCTTGGAAACGCGTCGGGCATGACATCTCCGTCCAAGGCAACCTGGACCCGTCGGTGTTGTTGACCGATGCCAAGACCATTCGCGCGGCCGTGCAAGATGTTTTGAACAAGGCCGGCGGGCGCCCCGGACACATCTTCAATCTCGGTCATGGCGTGTTGCAACAAACCCCGGTTGAAAATGCCATTGAATTGGTCAAAGCCGTGAAAGAACTCTCGGTGCGAGATGATTTCTCAGCCGAGAATGGTGGAACGGATTCGTGA
- the trmB gene encoding tRNA (guanosine(46)-N7)-methyltransferase TrmB translates to MPRAALRKPNPALDLDSWLKTPEDLPATINSQTLFGNDQPLEIEVGSGKGLFIQTESDRRPEHNYFGIEIARKYAAHAAARLAKRERANAKMLAGDATPLFAVTDEGKRIEDGSLDGVHVYFPDPWWKKRHRKRRVLSHDNILNFSRCLRVGGRLHFWTDVLDYFELTVELIAEIAPELGVPLPETQRESTHDLDFHTHFERRSRKMGIPVYRVCYRKRS, encoded by the coding sequence ATGCCTCGCGCCGCCCTCCGAAAACCCAACCCCGCCTTGGACCTGGATTCTTGGCTGAAAACGCCCGAGGACTTGCCAGCGACAATCAACAGCCAAACGCTGTTCGGCAACGATCAACCATTGGAAATTGAGGTCGGCAGCGGGAAAGGGTTGTTCATCCAAACGGAATCCGATCGTCGTCCCGAGCACAATTACTTCGGGATTGAAATTGCTCGCAAATACGCCGCTCACGCTGCCGCCAGATTGGCCAAACGCGAGCGTGCCAATGCGAAAATGTTGGCTGGCGACGCCACGCCGCTGTTCGCGGTAACTGACGAGGGAAAACGAATCGAAGATGGGTCACTCGACGGCGTGCACGTTTACTTCCCCGATCCGTGGTGGAAAAAGCGACATCGCAAGCGACGCGTCCTCAGCCACGACAACATTCTCAACTTCAGCCGTTGCCTTCGCGTGGGTGGGCGACTGCACTTCTGGACCGATGTGCTGGATTACTTCGAGCTGACCGTCGAATTGATCGCCGAGATCGCACCGGAACTGGGCGTGCCGTTGCCGGAAACTCAGCGAGAATCGACTCACGATTTGGACTTCCACACCCACTTCGAACGACGCAGCCGCAAGATGGGCATCCCGGTCTACCGAGTCTGCTACCGCAAACGTTCGTAG
- the rpsL gene encoding 30S ribosomal protein S12, whose amino-acid sequence MPTINQLVRKNRKQKKSQSKSPVLEKCPQKQGVCLQVRTMTPKKPNSALRKITRVRLSNGKEVTVYIPGEGHNLQEHSIVLVRGGRVRDLPGVRYQVVRGSRDALGVDGRKQSRSRYGAKK is encoded by the coding sequence ATGCCAACGATCAATCAACTCGTCCGTAAAAACCGGAAGCAGAAGAAGAGCCAGAGCAAGTCGCCGGTTCTCGAGAAATGCCCTCAAAAACAGGGTGTTTGCCTGCAAGTCCGGACCATGACCCCTAAGAAGCCAAACTCGGCTTTGCGGAAGATCACCCGGGTTCGATTGAGCAACGGCAAAGAAGTCACCGTTTACATCCCCGGCGAAGGCCACAACCTGCAGGAGCACTCGATCGTGCTCGTTCGCGGTGGTCGTGTTCGCGATTTGCCCGGTGTTCGTTACCAAGTTGTCCGCGGCTCACGCGACGCATTGGGTGTCGATGGCCGTAAGCAATCTCGCAGCCGTTACGGAGCCAAGAAGTAA